gtctccatctgctgataggTGGACATAACACATAAGTCTGGTCAGGACTAGTATAGcaggactcaagaaaaggaaattaacaggtaagaataaATTTCACCTTATAGTCAGGATAACAGAAATCTGAAAATGATATGTATTGCATTCTATGACGTTTGCTAAGGGTTTAACTGCTACACTTAGGCTTGAGTCTGACCTGCATGTTTTTGTTTATCTGCTGTTCGATTCTTTTAGGGTATCTTTTCTTCACAGTTCAGTGTATCACCATTACAGCAGTGGCACTGGGTCAGAATATATTCTTGTAGACAACTCTACATTTTTCTCTAGAAAAGCTCCATGACCTGTCTGGAACGTCATTTCTTTATAGGAAGGGTAGAGGTTGCATAGAACAACCTCTGAGTGGAGACAGTAAAAGCcaaaactgtaacagaattcaagaaaatgTAGGATAAGCATAGAGAATCATTACCTGTGAGGAAGTGAAGTTAATTCCGGAGATCAAGTAGGGTCTATAGAGTTTAGAAGGAAGCAGGTTTAGCAGACCAGATGAATCTTAGTTTTGGTTTTACCTAGAAACATCCACATTGGCAGAAAGTAAAAGCTTAAAACGTGCTCTTGTTTCACACCAtaaccctttttttattttattttttttgtgttttagcCTATTAAGGCTCCAGAAGTTGTGTCCACCATAATCACAGCTGAATCTATCTTTCACAAGGTATGGGCTTATTTACAGAAATGTTCTTTGTTTGTGATATTCATTTTGCATCTGACAGGAGTGAGGTCACATGATGGGAAAGAAATATGTACCATGCGCTTCTTTTACACCCTGGTGTAAAgctatgttgtgtgtgtgtgtgtgtatatagagAGGGGCTAGGCATATGTATTGTGAGAATACGTGAGGGCTGGTATCATTCAGCAATGGAAGAAGGCTAATACAGCTTATATGCTGGTAAAATGTGAAAATGTCCATGACAGAATCTTTAACTAGGTAAGCACTGAACTAAgttggctatttatttatttatttatttattgcatttgtatcccacattatcccacctttttgcaggctcagtgtggcttacaatgtatcttATTGGTGGTAATGAATTAGAACATAATCAATTATTGTTACATAGAAATTTTGAGTAACATGGTAGAAGTTTAAAACAAGCAGAGATTATAAAATAATTACATGTTGTTACATAGAGAatttgagtaacatagtagaagtttAGACCAAACAGATATTATACAAATAAGTCTGTGTAAGGTAAAGGAGATGCATGCATTTATATTTGTtctgtgtggtatgccttattaaaaagatgggtcttcagtgatattcggaagtttgttagtttgTAGATGTTTCtcaggttgtgcggcagtgcgttccatagcttggcactcaggtaggtaaagtttgctgcgtgcgtaagtttgtattttagacctttgcagcttgggagatgaagattaaggaatgtgcgggctgatcttttggcattcctagttggtaagtctatcaggtctgacatataggctggggcatctccatggatgattttgtgaactagagtacaaatcttgaacgtgatgcgttctttgagtgggagccagtgcagcttttctcgtagtggtttagcactttcatattttgcttttccgaatataagtctagctgtggtgttctgggctgtctgaagtttcttgattgtcTGCTCTTTACATCTAGattagagtgcattacagtagtctaggtgactgagcaccattgattgtaccaggttacggaagactgacattgggaagaaatgttttgctctttttaatttccacattgagtggaacatctttttggttgtatttttcatatgactctcaagtgtaagatgatgatcgatagtcactccaagaatttttagggtgtccgagataggGAGTGTCaaatttggtgtgtttatggtggtgaatttgctcgtattgtgttgagaggtaattattaagcattgggttttttctgcataaagtttcagcttgaatgcatccacccatgagtgcatgatataaAGACTCTGGTTAATGTCGTTGGAGATTTCCTgtaaatcttgtttgaatgggatgtagatcattacgtcgtctgcgtatatgtatggattgaggtgtTGGTTGGATAGTAGTttagccaagggtatcatcattaaattgaatagagtcggcgagaggggggatccctgtggaactccgcattcaggtgtccatgtggcagatgtagtcgagttagatgtcacttggtaagatcttgtggttaggaatcccttgaaccaggtaagaacgttgcctccgattctgAAGTATTCAAGGAGATGTAGTAGAATATTGTGATCTACCATATCgaaagcgctggacatgtcaaattgtagaagtagtatgtttttgCCAGTTGCGATCAGTTGTCTAAATTTGGACATGAGAGTGACTAGttctgtttcagtactatggttagaacgaaatcctgattgggaatcatggagtattgagaacttatttaaatagtcggtgagttgtttggttaccattccctccgttagtttggttattaggggAATAGATggtactggtctgtagttagttagttcgctagcatttttctttgcatctttgggtatgggggtgagtagaatatttcctttctcctttgggaagagaccattttgtagcatatagttcagatGTTCcatgaggtctgttataaattgttgaggtgcCGATGTTATAAGGTTGttaggacatatgtctagtttacagtgagattTAGCAAATCTTTTAAGCATTTGGGAGATGATGCCTTCTGATAGTGTCtcgaagtttgtccaggttcagtccgctgggtatacaccagggtctgggtctagacagttaaGGATTGTAGCGTAGTCGGTGGTGCTGCTAGGTATCTGAAGTCGTAGTtttacgattttctcattgaagtatttcgcaaggctcTCTGCTGTTGGTGCATCTGTACGGTTGGAAGTGACCgttgtggtgtctagtagtttgttcactagttggaagagtttatgtgtgtccttgtaatttggtccaattatggttttgtaataagatcttttagtttgtcttatggtgtatttgtattttctgtgtagttGTTTCCAAGCCTCGTATGTGGAgtcgtttttttgtttgttccattctcgttctagccttctaacttgtgttttaaggttTTTCaggtcttcgttgaaccatggtagtgagttctttctatgtgaggttctggtctGAGTCGGGGCTATGTCGTCTAGTATGTatttgcatctattgtcccattcttggaggaattggcaTGTATCAATCTTTATAGTCCATTCATTATCGTAGATCTGTTTGCCAGAATACAGATTTTTACCTATCAGTTTTTAcctgaggtgatctgggaaattatagactggtgagcctgacgtcagcgccgggcaaaatggtagagactattataaaaaccaaaattacagagcatattcaaaagcatggattaatgagactaagccaacatggatttagtgaagggcaatcttgcctcaccaatctatgtggataaaggtgagccggttgatattgtgtatctggatttttaaaaagcatttgacaaagtacttcatgaaagactccagaggaaattggagagtcatgggatacgaGGTAGAGTACTGttgtggattacaaactggttaaaaaaaatagaaaacagagaatagggttaaatggtcagtattctcaatggagacaggttccccaggggtctgtgttgggactgttgctttttaacatatttataaataatctagagatgggagtaactagtgagttaatcaaatttgctgatgacacaaagttattcaaagttgttaaattgcaagaggattgtgaaaaattacaagaaactgggcatccaaatggcagatgatgtttaatgtgagcaagtgcaaagtgatgcatgtgagaaagaggaacccgaactatagctacataatgcaaggttccaccttagaagtcaccgaccagaaaagggatctagctgtcatcgttgatgatacgttgaaaccctctgctcagtgtgtggctgtggctaagaaagcaaatagaatgttaggtattattaggaaaggaatggagaacaaaaatgtggatgttgtaatgcctttgtatcgctctatggtgcaaccgcacctcgaatattgtgttcaattctggtcgccgcatctcaaaaaagatatagtggaattagaaaaggtacagagaagggcgatgaaaatgataaaggggatgggatgacttccctgtgaggaaaggctaaagtggctagggcttttcagcttagagaaaagaaggctgagggggagatatgatagaggtctataatgaATGGAaaggaacgggtagacgtgaattgcttgtttactctttccaaaaatactaggactaggaggcacgcaatgaagctacaaagtagtaaatttaaaatgaatcggagaaaatatttcttcactcaacctgtaattaaactctggaatccgttgtcagagaatgtagtaaaagcagttagcctagcgaggtttaaaaaagatttgactagcttcctaaaagaaaagtccataagccattattaaaatggacttgcagaatatccactgcttatttctaggataagcagcataaaatgtattgtactgatttgggatcttgccaggtacttgtgatctggattggccattggaagcaggatactgggcttgattgacatttggtctgttccagtatgactGTACTTATGAACTCTGACTAGCTAGAGAGGGATTTCTACTGTTCTGACTTTCTGCTGTGAGTGGGGCTAGTTCTCCACACCAGGGGctgcccgaccattaggccacctcagGCGGGACTCTTCAGTAGCggctacttggggggggggggggtggctttgtGGTGTTTTTCCTCGTCATGGTGACATACCCAGCCAAGATCAGGGCAGTGTTATAGTTCAACAGATATAAAATTACAAGATTCCAACAAAAAGTgtcatcattttatttatttaatttatatcccacattatcccaaaacgtgatgcgggatagtatacattaagtataATAAActaaatgaggattgagtattgtaatatataacatggaaacgaatgctagatgcaaaaaggtaacaatttatagtcatccatgtataataaaTAACAGAATGGAACTGGGAAATTGAATAATTGAACAATTTGGgctttaaattaattatgatcatgTGTGAGAAACAGAGGAGCTTTAAGGTATttctggaatatcaaataattagatTCCCATCTGATGAATAAATAGTCCCCATTTATTAAATTAGATGCTAGCTATTAAAAAGTTCTTCTCTGTaccaattaaaaataaatgcCTACATATGTTCACTATAAGATTAACTAACAAGTAGGGAGAGCATGGCTCATGATATCATCTCAagtgtctctgtgtgtgtatttctgttttgtgtGTATATTGCATTTGTTGTGTCTGTGGGGGTAGCTGGGGGTGATGATGCAATTTAGGGGGTATATTGAGTTTTGGCAGTTTGCGGGGATGGTGCACTTAGCAGGGTGGCAGTGCAGTTCTAGGGCTAGGACAGTTGTGTAGGGGtaattttgggggtggggcattTAGCAGGGGGAAATGTTTAGGAGGGTTATGCTGGTTGAAAGGGAGGGTATGTTTTGGGGAGTGGGCAATTTTTAGGATTTTGGCAGTTTGCGAGGTGGAGGAGTATTTGGGGTGGGGTATTTGTAGGGAGGTAAAGGGGATGTGCGGTTACAGTGGTAGCTGTTGGGAGTGATGGCAGATGGGGGTTGAGGGTATGGGCAGTTTTCAGGGTGACAGGGTAATTGTGAAGGTTAGTTTTAGGGGGTGAGGCAGTTGTGCAGGTTTTATTTTTGGGATGAGGTAGTTTGGGGGCTTGGGAGAGTAGAGAACGGGAAGAAGTAATTTGAAAGAAGAAAGTCCTTGTATGATGTGTTttgttgtatgtatgtatgtttgtttattatcaATTTGCTTTACCTAATTTGGGGAAAAGTCTAGGGCAGTGTACAGTACACCAAACAGAGAAAAGAACTTCATGCAAAATAGAAAAGACTCCATCAAAATttacaagtaaaaataaaatataggtgGCTGCATATGTGTGACTATTTAGGCTAGAGAAGCTGGAATACTTTCTTCCTTAGAAATACATAGGGCCGTTTTTTGCAGGGGGTTTATTTCTGTAGAACCGATTTGGTCCATTTCTGAACACAATGTGATTACCAGTTGCTGAGTTTCGTCCCATTCCATTATATTTTCAGAGGGTTATTTTGCCCCAGACAGACAGATTAGTGGATAGACATTCTTAGTCCCTTTTGTTTAATTCTTTACAAATTTCACTGGGttagaaaaattaaaaacaccATTAAAAAATCATCCCTTTAGAAAATCCTGTTTTACTAAACATTATAAATCTTCTATTTCTAATGTTGTCTACCCATTATGTCATCAGTATAAATCATTTCCTTCCCATCCAAAACACAATATAATCCATCACTGACTATTGAGTGGGCATCCTCTGAGTTTCAGAACTTATCAGCTTTGCAGTAATTATTTTGAAAAAGAAGATATGATCATTCCTTTAATCTTAGGGGGTAAATTGCTCCAGAAATGAAGAGCATCTCCTGTCAATGTTGAATCTCTAGTTACTGCCAATTGTATCTCTTTGGGGGTTCCAAATCTGCTTGGGAGTGAAATGCACCTTCTAGAACATATTGGACCAAGATCTAAGATACCTGGATCCATGCTCATAGTGTGTTTTGAAAACTGTTATTGAAAGTTTACAAACAACGGAGAGGACGTGAATTCATCAGCTGAAATGCTTGCTTGATTCAGTAGCTCCAGGCTTAATATATCTGCCCCATCTGGCaatccttcttcacaaaagctgGTTTACTGAGCTTGTTTTGGTTCTGCTGAAGCAGAAGAGATGAGTACCAAGAATCACCAAGTGAATTTATTGGACTTTTCATACTTGGGAGGCTTGGGGCCTAACCACATGAAGAAGATGAATGAGGTGCTGGATCTATCACAGCAGCCTACATTACTATATATTCCCCTGAAAATAGTCTTCCAAAGTGAGAGGGTTTTAACCTCCACCAATATTTAACTAGGAGAGGACTTCAGAGTTGGCGATTttatagtatatcaaatccatgacctggCCTAAAGCTTAAGAAAATAGAATATGGTCATAAAACATTTACAAACTTGCAAGAGAAGATTACTAGACTTTATTAATTTTAACCTCTCCCATAAATCTGTAGTTTAAACCCAACACCTCCCACATTCCCTGGCCCGTTCTCCTAACCAGCCCAAGATCTGTATCTCCTAAACTCCCTCCTTTTTCTCTAGAAAATACTACTACAGATTCTCCTTACAAATTATCAAAGCAGATTGAACACATATGGTTAAAGTACTCAAGTAGGGATCCCAAATCTTAACAAAATAAATTTTGGACTGTAAACCTGCATTTTCAACAGACATTCCATTCACAACAATTTGTGCATCTGATTTCGCCAAAGTATCATGGTAGGGGGTTGGTCCCTGATCCACTGTAGCAAAATGCACTGTTTTAGCTACAAGGCATGCTTTACATAGAAATAAAGTTGACACTCATACCCCCTCCACAATATTCATCATGTCTAGTAAACTGTGGGGAGTCAACACAGATGCGACCATACGGTCTTCCAAAATGTCAAGTATAACTGGACAGTCCCACACAAAGTGTTTAAAAATACCTTCTatgttgccacatttagaacaattCCCATTAGTAGGAAATCCAATTTTTTTGTTCTTGGAAGATGGTTATACATACAAAGAAGAAACCTGAAATGCAACTCTCTTGCTGTGTTTGTGGTTGATGCTGTGCCCAGGCTGGCTATTTATTGTTGTGATTTGCTGCATTTTTCAATAAAAGCTATTTTAAAAATTCAGCTCTCTGAGTCGATAATTTTAAAACATTCCCTCAAACCATTACTGCTCTTCCAAATCAGAGTTGAGTAAAAAGCTTTCTTGGCCTCTCAAATTCCCCCTTTGTATGATTTATTCTCCATTTTCCACTTCTCTCTCTGTGACTCCTCTTTTGATTTATGCCAAGTCTGTCTAATAAGCAACAGATCCCCACTAAAGCAGGATTTCCTAACCTGATCAACGACCTTTATTTGTTTCAAGGAGGCAAAACGTTTCAGAACACTATCAAAAGTCAAACTTTTCTTCAGAGGTAATGAAACTGAGGAGTAGAAAATTCTTCTTTGTTAATTTTTCCTCTAATGTGGTCCTCATCCCCTGCTTAAGGAAAACCATCTAGCCCTAAATGAACCTCAAATTGTATAGACAGTGATCCATCCAAGGCACAAAAATAGTGGAACAATTCTCACTTTCTAGAGAAAAAATAGCATCATACCAGTGACCTTTCTGATGATTCCATCttaacaaatcctaaatttaaaaaaaaaaacagccatacCAGCAAGATCCTCCAAGTACAAATTAAAATATTCTAAAAGTATCAACTGTGAACAATCCACACAGCTGTGCAGTAAAAAGACAAAAATCAAACATCAAAGAGTAGAGGACAGACCTGGGCATTGGTAAAGAAGAACCATTATCCATCTGATGTCCCTTGCAAAAGAGGTTTGAGCACACTGCAGAGCAGCTAGCTTCGGCAAGTCTACATTGCAGcacttcctctccctcctttttttttttttttttgtctcttagACCATGCTAGACTACATAACCCAGTGGCCAGACAGCCTGCAAAATCAAATCATCCTTCTCTGTGAGCCATGTTTCAACCACAAAAACAATGTCACAGTTACTTTGTAATAAAAACATGAATAACTTTGGTCTTATTACATAATGGGAGCTTGTGGGAGGAGAATGACAGAAGGAACACTTGCTTGTCATGGCTTCAGCAATAAATACGAAGAATACAAAGAAACCTGCGAATGACATTACCAATTATCATGGTAATGCCATTCGCAGGTTTCTTTGTATTCATCGTATTTATTGCATCCATACTTCTAATCACCAAATTGTTGGAAAACAGAGAGACCTCACAACTTAACgaatatatccagaaattctccaTCCTTCACGAGTCCCAGTCAGGCTTCCGTCCTgcccacagtactgaaacagttcttCTAACCTTAATATCTAAATTCAGACTTAAAATAGCAAACGGATACAACAtcatcctcttacaattcgacttatctagcgcttttgacatggttgaccattccATCCTTACCAAATTCTTGGACAAACTTGTGatcggtggaggagtggcctagtggttagggtggtggactttggtcctgaggaactgagttcgattccctgcaaaggctgctccttgtgactctggcaagtcacttaaccctccattgcctgccgcatagagcctgccatgagtgggaaagcacggggtacaaatgtaacaaaaaaataaaacgttATCAACTGGATTAATAACTTTATTACcactagatcctaccaagtcaaaggaactacaaatctatcatccccatggtcatcagaatgtggagtaccacagggttctCCACTATCCCCGatacttttcaaccttatgatgatccccttggccagaCTACTAACCAAACATGGCCTAAATCCTTTCATATACGCTGACGACGTCACAATATGTAGCCCCTTTAAATCCAAACTATCTGAAATCCACGACAAAATCAATACTGCCATTACCACTCTAACCTCATgggctaatgcttttaaaatgaaattaaataaagaaaaaatgcagTGCCTGGTTCTCTCTTCCCAATACTCCCCTTACCTCCCAACTACTCTCAACACCCCTGATGTCAAACTCTCCATATCCGACAACTTAAAGATACTTGGAGTAACGATGGACagccatttatcttttgataaccacGCCAAAttcaccacgaagaaaatgtttaatatgatgtggatattgaaacgagtgaagcCATACCTCCCATTCAACACTTTCTGGAATGTGATACAGTCCACTGTTattacccacgctgactactgcagcAGTGTGTTcttaggatgcaaaacccaaatactgaagagactccaaactggccaaaacacggcagccagacttgtttttggcaaatcaaaattcgaaaatgcatcacctcttcgagtgaagctccactggctccccatcaaagaaagaatacatTTCAAGATCAACACAGTGACCCACAAGATCATACACTGAGAATCCCCCGGCTAAATGAGTgatttgatcgacctccctgccagaaatagatctatttcttcacgaacttatctcaacctacaccttcccaattgtagaggaattaaatacaagacctactacgcatccagtttctcctgtttgggcagccagctatggaatgctctacccagaccaatccgattaattaaCGAttacttgccctttagaaaaatgctgaaagctcatctctttaagcaagcttatcctaatgccccaacctaatctcaccAACCTCCACTCACAATTCTATTCTGATTTAGATAACGACCCCATCATTGGTTTTACTTaccccacctcccctttccccctctactcatcccatccttctcttcacaatctcccctttattttatccctccttaccccattTCTCCCAAAtttatactatcctatcctgtcttccctctcttatactaatcatacattatcaagatCAACTTATGTACTATCAAGCTCAActtacaatgttttgaaatttctattagatgactttgtatttcaaattattatgtaagccgcgttgagcctgcattgtgtgggaaagcgcgcggtacaaatgtaataaataaaatcacaatattttaaagaataacttcaggaaacattgGTAGTCACATGAAAGCTTGAGCTGAAGCATTCGTTTGAAATGTTCCATGGTATGTTGTAGGGATCTAAGTGTCACTGATGACTGCCTGAAACAGTTGCATAAGGAATTTTCATGATCCTTGGAAATTCAGGACATGATGGTGGTAGCTCTTTTGAGATCATACACCTCTCACTAATGTATGAAGATGGATTTTAGGATTGCATTTGGGAAAACTGGAGTCTGTGCCACTATTAAGGCAGTCTGCTTTGTGCTCAGGGAATAGGCTCAGCTTTTTCGTATTCTGCCATCTTTGAGTGTCTGCAATCCTTGACTAGAAATATACTTACCCTTTGTCCAGAATGCCAAAGGTAAAATTGTATTTTGTTTCAGGGAGTGTATTATCAGATTGGCGATGTTGTTTCAGTGGTTGATGAGCAGGATGGAAAAACATACTATGCTCAGATCAGAGGCTTTATTCAGGATCAGTACTGTGAGAAAAGTGCAGCCTTAACCTGGCTCATTCCTACTTTACACAGCCCCAAGGATGAATTTGACCCCGCATCATACATCATAGGTAAGTTCCAGCACTTTGCTGCCTACTGCTTGTAGTCTCTtacatccagtggcgtaccaagggggggggggggggggcggtccgccccgggtgcacgctgctgggggggtgccgcacgcctgtcggctctttgttttcatgctccctctgccccagaacaggttacttcctgttccggggcagagggagcatggaaacgaagagccgacaggcgcgcggcacccccccccccccccctcagcggcgtgcacccgggggggttctttcgccggggggtcacgctgcacccggggggggcggggcgcatcagcgatccgccccgggtgtcagcgcccctaggaacgccactgcttacatCAAGCTTACACTACCCTTACCAGTGCTGTACCTTGACTCTCCAGAGCTGCATAGCCCTTTTTGATTAATTCCCCTAAAATGGAATAACCATCATGTATACCTTAGAAGCCAAATCTGATTGAACGGGAAGCCCAAAGAAGCAAGAAGAAACTACCAGACCAAAACCTatgttaaaaaaattaaagaaaacatcTCTTTAGTTGTGCTTCTTCAAAATGTTTTTATTCCATTTTGAGTCTTAAACTTTCATAGTGTAAAATGTGAGTGGTTAGGACGTTCCAGTCTGGGATCAGCCAATCATCACCTTATTTTTAAACTGTATGTAATATGCTTGCCATTGCACTGCTGATTAGTGTGAGTGTTTGTAAACTGTGCACAACTGGCAGTGGGGTAGAAGCCTTCAGCACTttagagcagaaaaaaaagaccagTGTGAACAGCTTCTGCTTGCTGCATTTCTGCAGTCCGGATACACTTCTAGCTGTGACTGCTTAGCTGACCGAGATTTTCTTTATGACTTCACTGTATACCTCAGATATTGCAGTTTGACTTCTTTCTTTATCTTTAATGTGAACGTGTTACTGTGCAGCAGAGAGTAGCCAGAATACTGTCTCTTAATTTTAGGAGGTTTTGCTTATGCTATAAAACACAcactttttttaattattgtgaaAAGAACTGTTTGTGGACATTCCAGTGCCCCCCCAAGGAATACTTACAAACAGGGCAACACATGTTACCTATCTAAAAGTAGTGCTAGATTGGATAACACATTTTGTATTGCATTTTCTCGCAGCCTTTGCAGATTTTACAAGACCTAGTCCATGGTTTTGCCCAGAATTTCCTGTGAGTTTAATTCTGTGTCTGATTCTCTTCTTAGGGCCGGATGAAGATCTCCCTAGGAAAATGGAATACATAGAGTTTGTTTGTCACGCACCTTCTGAATATTTTAAATCTCGATCATCCCCCTTCCCTACGATTCCTACTCGACCAGAGAAAGGCTATATCTGGACTCACATTGGGCCTACGCCTGCAATAGCAATCAAAGAAACAGTTGCCAATAGCTTGTAgcttttctgtttgtttcctGTTTTCAGATGGCTAAGTAATTTATTCCTATTTTTCTACTGGTAGGTGCCACTGTGGTATGCTGGAAAATGCAAACCTAAACTAGAATAGACTGTTTCACCAACAAACATTTTTAAAGACATggcatagcttttttttttccttctcatcACCAAATATTTTTGAACTTCAGCTTTATTCAGGCTTTTGTATCCTGTGATCTAGGTTTACATTATCTGTACAAAAAATAATCTAGGTTTTCTTGTAATCGCTAAGGTTATTTATGTTCAGACTTCATCGTGATGAATTATGATCTTGCCAACAGAACTTAGCTACCCCAGGTGTCATCTGAAAGCCATGTTTGATGCACCTT
This genomic interval from Microcaecilia unicolor chromosome 1, aMicUni1.1, whole genome shotgun sequence contains the following:
- the GATAD1 gene encoding GATA zinc finger domain-containing protein 1, producing MPLGLKPTCTVCKTNSSSMWKKGNQGEILCNNCTGKGSSGGGLYNSGNSGGSSCGGSGFTGTSSSSQQSNGGGKQSKQEMHRRSARLRNTKYKSAPAAEKKVSTKGKGRRHIFKLKNPIKAPEVVSTIITAESIFHKGVYYQIGDVVSVVDEQDGKTYYAQIRGFIQDQYCEKSAALTWLIPTLHSPKDEFDPASYIIGPDEDLPRKMEYIEFVCHAPSEYFKSRSSPFPTIPTRPEKGYIWTHIGPTPAIAIKETVANSL